In Saccharothrix syringae, the following are encoded in one genomic region:
- a CDS encoding SSI family serine proteinase inhibitor translates to MAPLPLLAAIAALVPGFVVPESSFVLSTTRAGALQIVNLTCEPAGGLHPRADETCLALSGADGQVGDLPPGEAVCTLEYAPVRVKASGRWRGERRTFEAEFPNACVMRAQTGPVFDF, encoded by the coding sequence ATGGCACCACTCCCCCTCCTCGCGGCCATCGCCGCGCTGGTACCCGGTTTCGTCGTCCCCGAGTCGAGCTTCGTGCTGAGCACGACGCGGGCCGGGGCGCTCCAGATCGTCAACCTCACCTGCGAGCCCGCCGGGGGCCTGCACCCCAGGGCGGACGAGACGTGCCTGGCGCTGTCCGGGGCGGACGGCCAGGTGGGCGACCTGCCGCCCGGCGAGGCCGTCTGCACGCTGGAGTACGCACCGGTCCGGGTCAAGGCCAGCGGCCGGTGGCGCGGCGAGCGGCGCACGTTCGAGGCCGAGTTCCCCAACGCCTGCGTCATGCGCGCGCAGACCGGACCGGTCTTCGACTTCTGA
- the rdmE gene encoding aklavinone 12-hydroxylase RdmE gives MTNERVRVLVVGTGLGGASAALFLARQGVRVLAVSKHRGTSPHPKATGQVQRTMELLRQGGVADEVRAGGAGHDAGLIIKVAESLRGRVFHTVVSQGDELDTPLSPERHGMASQDQVEPILVRRARELGADVRFRTELVSFRQDDDGVTARLLDRESGRTYEVRADYLVGADGHRSRVREALGVERDGRGTLSRHLGIVFEADLSDHIVPGAITLYYFQNPAFTGAFVATNTARRNVFTVELDPARESAADYPPQRCAELLRVATDVPDLEPEILETTEWEMAAWLSRRFRVGRVFLVGDAAKVTPPTGGLGGNTAVGDGYDLAWKLAAVLRGEAGDGLLDSYEAERRPYARLVVDGSFANYVQRFAPHLAGPDVPAPVDQHELTLGYRCRSTAVVIEDDDPAPMEDPNRPSGRAGFRAPHVQVEHGGKTGSTLDLFGDWVLLALDPAWRAAPVDVPELADPTGELARRYGTGPRGAALVRPDGVIAWRTTELPADPAATVSAVLDRVLDRAPAR, from the coding sequence ATGACGAATGAGCGTGTGCGGGTGTTGGTCGTCGGCACCGGGCTGGGCGGCGCGTCCGCGGCCCTGTTCCTGGCGCGGCAGGGGGTTCGGGTGCTCGCGGTGTCCAAGCACCGCGGCACCTCGCCGCACCCCAAGGCAACCGGGCAGGTCCAGCGGACCATGGAGCTGCTGCGGCAGGGCGGGGTCGCCGACGAGGTGCGCGCCGGCGGTGCGGGGCACGACGCCGGGCTGATCATCAAGGTCGCGGAGAGCCTGCGCGGCCGGGTGTTCCACACCGTCGTGTCGCAGGGCGACGAGCTGGACACCCCGCTGAGCCCCGAGCGGCACGGCATGGCGAGCCAGGACCAGGTCGAGCCGATCCTCGTGCGCCGGGCCCGGGAACTGGGCGCGGACGTGCGGTTCCGGACCGAGCTGGTCTCCTTCCGGCAGGACGACGACGGGGTGACCGCCCGGCTGCTGGACCGGGAGTCCGGGCGGACCTACGAGGTGCGGGCGGACTACCTGGTCGGCGCCGACGGGCACCGCAGCCGCGTGCGCGAGGCGCTGGGCGTCGAGCGCGACGGCCGCGGCACGCTCTCCCGCCACCTCGGCATCGTGTTCGAGGCGGACCTGAGCGACCACATCGTCCCCGGCGCGATCACCCTGTACTACTTCCAGAACCCGGCCTTCACCGGCGCGTTCGTGGCCACCAACACGGCGCGGCGCAACGTGTTCACCGTGGAGCTGGACCCCGCCCGCGAGTCGGCCGCGGACTACCCGCCGCAGCGGTGCGCGGAGCTGCTGCGCGTCGCCACGGACGTGCCGGACCTGGAGCCGGAGATCCTGGAGACCACCGAGTGGGAGATGGCCGCCTGGCTGAGCCGGCGCTTCCGCGTCGGCCGGGTCTTCCTGGTCGGCGACGCGGCCAAGGTGACCCCGCCGACCGGCGGCCTGGGCGGCAACACCGCCGTCGGCGACGGCTACGACCTCGCCTGGAAGCTCGCCGCCGTGCTGCGCGGCGAGGCCGGCGACGGCCTGCTGGACAGCTACGAGGCCGAGCGGCGCCCGTACGCGCGGCTGGTGGTCGACGGCTCGTTCGCCAACTACGTGCAGCGCTTCGCACCGCACCTGGCCGGCCCGGACGTGCCCGCGCCGGTCGACCAGCACGAGCTGACCCTGGGCTACCGCTGCCGCTCCACCGCGGTCGTCATCGAGGACGACGACCCGGCCCCCATGGAGGACCCGAACCGGCCCAGCGGCCGGGCCGGGTTCCGCGCCCCGCACGTCCAGGTCGAGCACGGCGGCAAGACCGGGTCCACCCTGGACCTGTTCGGCGACTGGGTGCTGCTCGCGCTCGACCCGGCCTGGCGCGCCGCGCCCGTCGACGTGCCCGAGCTGGCCGACCCGACCGGCGAGCTGGCCCGGCGGTACGGCACCGGCCCGCGCGGCGCGGCGCTGGTGCGCCCGGACGGCGTGATCGCCTGGCGGACCACCGAGCTGCCCGCCGACCCGGCCGCGACGGTCAGCGCGGTGCTGGACCGGGTCCTGGACCGGGCTCCGGCTCGCTGA
- a CDS encoding ABC1 kinase family protein has product MGDFLLYAVGVPVTFLLLVTGMALGARRLLGLRVGLLRTALACLLGLTSSEAVLSGVPGPDTAPALASVQFGIWVLTMVALLAAAEVVAPTGTVPPPTEWWRAVRRRVVRTRRYSRITAIAFRHGLGPYLRGRERTDTRLARSLRLALEEAGVTFVKLGQVLSTRPDLLPPEVVEELARLQDEVPAAPWPRVREVLVAELGRAPEEVFAEFDEEPIAAASVAQVHRARLRSGAEVVVKVQRPDVRRVAEGDLDIVARLAEALHVRTRWGRAIGVRDLAAGFAAALREELDFRVEARNLAAVRAASAGTDVVLPAAHEDLCTSRVLVMERLDGVPIRTAAPADREALARSLLDALLRQVLVDGVFHADPHPGNVLLLRDGRLGLLDFGSVGRIDAQLRAALGKLLLAVDRGDPAGMRDALLELVSRPDGIDEQRLERALGRFTARHLGAGARPGAEMFGDLFGLVHRYGLGIPPEIAAVFRALGTAEGTLAALSPGFDVVVESRAFAEKRFSDHLTPDSLRRAVTEELHAALPVLRRLPRRLERITGALEQGRLGVNLRLFADERDRLFVVSLLHQAMLTVLGATAGVMAVLLLGADGGPRVGADLPLFHVLGYNLLVISVLLGLRVVVAVFRPRG; this is encoded by the coding sequence ATGGGTGACTTCCTGCTCTACGCGGTCGGCGTTCCGGTGACGTTCCTGTTGCTGGTCACCGGCATGGCGCTGGGGGCGCGGCGCCTGCTGGGGCTGCGCGTCGGCCTGCTGCGCACCGCGCTGGCGTGCCTGCTGGGCCTGACCTCCAGCGAGGCGGTGCTGAGCGGGGTCCCCGGCCCCGACACCGCGCCCGCGCTGGCCAGCGTCCAGTTCGGGATCTGGGTGCTGACCATGGTCGCGCTGCTCGCCGCGGCCGAGGTCGTGGCGCCCACCGGCACGGTGCCGCCGCCCACCGAGTGGTGGCGCGCGGTGCGCCGGCGGGTGGTGCGCACCCGCCGGTACTCGCGGATCACCGCGATCGCCTTCCGCCACGGCCTCGGGCCGTACCTGCGCGGGCGGGAGCGCACCGACACCCGGCTGGCCCGCTCGCTGCGGCTGGCGCTGGAGGAGGCCGGGGTCACCTTCGTCAAGCTCGGCCAGGTGCTGTCCACGCGGCCCGACCTGCTGCCGCCCGAGGTGGTCGAGGAGCTGGCCCGGTTGCAGGACGAGGTGCCCGCCGCGCCGTGGCCGCGGGTGCGGGAGGTGCTGGTGGCCGAGCTGGGGCGGGCGCCGGAGGAGGTGTTCGCCGAGTTCGACGAGGAGCCGATCGCCGCCGCGTCCGTGGCGCAGGTGCACCGGGCCCGGCTGCGCTCCGGCGCCGAGGTCGTGGTGAAGGTGCAGCGGCCGGACGTGCGGCGGGTGGCCGAGGGCGACCTGGACATCGTGGCCAGGCTCGCCGAGGCGCTGCACGTGCGGACGCGGTGGGGCCGGGCGATCGGCGTGCGCGACCTGGCCGCCGGGTTCGCCGCCGCGCTGCGCGAGGAGCTGGACTTCCGGGTGGAGGCGCGCAACCTCGCGGCGGTGCGCGCGGCGTCGGCCGGCACCGACGTGGTGCTGCCCGCCGCGCACGAGGACCTGTGCACTTCACGCGTGCTGGTGATGGAACGGCTCGACGGTGTGCCGATCCGGACGGCCGCCCCCGCGGACCGCGAGGCCCTGGCGCGGTCGCTGCTCGACGCGCTGCTGCGCCAGGTGCTGGTCGACGGCGTCTTCCACGCCGACCCCCACCCCGGCAACGTCCTGCTGCTGCGCGACGGCAGGCTGGGCCTGCTCGACTTCGGTTCGGTCGGCCGGATCGACGCCCAGCTGCGGGCGGCGCTGGGCAAGCTGCTGCTCGCCGTCGACCGCGGCGACCCGGCGGGCATGCGCGACGCGCTGCTGGAGCTGGTCTCGCGGCCCGACGGGATCGACGAGCAGCGGCTGGAACGCGCCCTGGGCCGGTTCACGGCGCGGCACCTGGGCGCGGGCGCCCGACCGGGCGCGGAGATGTTCGGCGACCTGTTCGGGCTCGTCCACCGGTACGGCCTGGGCATCCCGCCGGAGATCGCCGCGGTGTTCCGGGCGCTGGGCACCGCCGAGGGCACGCTGGCCGCGCTCTCGCCCGGCTTCGACGTCGTGGTCGAGTCCCGGGCGTTCGCCGAGAAGCGGTTCAGCGACCACCTGACCCCCGACTCGCTGCGGCGGGCGGTGACCGAGGAGCTGCACGCCGCGCTGCCCGTGCTGCGCCGGCTGCCGAGGCGGCTGGAGCGGATCACCGGCGCCCTGGAGCAGGGGCGGCTGGGCGTCAACCTGCGGCTGTTCGCCGACGAGCGGGACCGCCTGTTCGTGGTGTCCCTGCTGCACCAGGCCATGCTCACCGTCCTCGGCGCCACGGCCGGCGTGATGGCGGTGCTGCTGCTGGGCGCGGACGGCGGCCCGCGGGTGGGCGCGGACCTGCCGCTGTTCCACGTGCTCGGCTACAACCTGCTGGTGATCAGCGTCCTGCTCGGGCTGCGGGTGGTGGTGGCGGTGTTCCGCCCGCGCGGTTGA
- a CDS encoding glutathione peroxidase, with protein sequence MDIHDIPVRTLSGEPTTLGALAGKALLVVNVASKCGLTPQYKGLERLHERYAEQGFSVVGFPCNQFAGQEPGTAEEIATFCSTTYGVTFPLYEKIEVNGDGRHPLYEQLTAVPDAAGEAGDVQWNFEKFLLSPAGAVVARFRPATDPEADEVVRAVEAVLPG encoded by the coding sequence ATGGACATCCACGACATCCCGGTGCGCACGCTGTCCGGCGAGCCGACCACCCTGGGCGCCCTGGCCGGCAAGGCGCTGCTGGTGGTGAACGTCGCGTCGAAGTGCGGCCTGACGCCGCAGTACAAGGGCTTGGAGCGACTGCACGAGCGGTACGCGGAGCAGGGCTTCTCGGTCGTCGGGTTCCCGTGCAACCAGTTCGCGGGCCAGGAGCCGGGGACCGCGGAGGAGATCGCGACGTTCTGCTCGACCACTTACGGGGTGACCTTCCCGCTGTACGAGAAGATCGAGGTCAACGGCGACGGGCGGCACCCGCTGTACGAGCAGCTGACCGCCGTCCCCGACGCCGCGGGTGAGGCGGGGGACGTGCAGTGGAACTTCGAGAAGTTCCTGCTGTCCCCGGCGGGTGCCGTGGTCGCCCGCTTCCGCCCGGCCACCGACCCGGAGGCCGACGAGGTGGTGCGGGCGGTCGAAGCGGTGCTGCCGGGCTGA
- a CDS encoding SGNH/GDSL hydrolase family protein, giving the protein MTASPEPRDYVALGDSFASGPLIPFQRTDPLGCFRSTRNYAALVAADLGARLTDVTCGGATTRHLTEPQDVLLGPNPPQLDALRPGTDLVTVTIGGNDVGFGEIITNCAQDSLLDPLGNPCTRRYTANGTDELAARVEALGPKLAAVLQGIRQRAPGAHVVVVGYLRILPPAHGCWPLVPISVGDVPYLDATERRLNAELGARAAEAGAAFVDPYPSGLGRDVCQLPGVKWVEGLVPTAPAAPVHPNAAGMRAVADLITASLGQDHTFR; this is encoded by the coding sequence GTGACCGCCTCCCCCGAGCCCCGGGACTACGTCGCCCTGGGCGACTCCTTCGCCTCCGGCCCCCTCATCCCCTTCCAGCGCACCGACCCGCTGGGCTGCTTCCGCTCCACCCGCAACTACGCCGCCCTGGTCGCCGCGGACCTCGGCGCCCGGCTCACCGACGTCACCTGCGGCGGCGCCACCACCCGGCACCTGACCGAGCCGCAGGACGTCCTGCTCGGCCCCAACCCGCCCCAGCTCGACGCGCTGCGCCCGGGCACCGACCTGGTCACCGTGACCATCGGCGGCAACGACGTCGGCTTCGGCGAGATCATCACGAACTGCGCCCAGGACAGCCTGCTCGACCCCCTGGGCAACCCCTGCACCCGCCGCTACACCGCCAACGGCACCGACGAGCTGGCCGCGCGCGTCGAGGCCCTGGGCCCGAAGCTGGCCGCCGTGCTCCAGGGCATCCGGCAGCGCGCCCCGGGAGCGCACGTCGTCGTGGTCGGCTACCTGCGCATCCTGCCGCCCGCGCACGGCTGCTGGCCGCTGGTGCCGATCTCGGTGGGCGACGTGCCGTACCTGGACGCCACCGAGCGCCGGCTCAACGCGGAGCTGGGCGCGCGGGCCGCCGAGGCGGGCGCGGCGTTCGTCGACCCCTACCCGTCGGGGCTCGGCCGGGACGTGTGCCAACTCCCGGGCGTGAAGTGGGTCGAGGGCCTGGTGCCGACCGCGCCCGCCGCCCCCGTGCACCCGAACGCCGCCGGCATGCGCGCGGTCGCGGACCTGATCACCGCGAGCCTGGGGCAGGACCACACTTTCCGGTGA
- the metX gene encoding homoserine O-acetyltransferase MetX, translated as MTPGTTVGKTPPATGGWREGDPHGRRRWFRGALPDPGASPGLPLSVAYETWGELNEDRSNAVLVLHALTGDSHVAGGVEPGHPTPGWWDGLVGPGRALDPERWFVVAPNVLGGCQGTTGPWATAPDGRPWGARFPDITVRDQVAAEALLADHLGIDAWAAVLGGSMGGMRALEWAVSRPERVRSLLVLAAPAASSAENIALASAQLHAIALDPVRGLGVARRIAHLSYRSEPELDARFGREVQPDGRYAVESYLDHHAEKLLRRFDPESYVVLTRAMNGHDVGRDRGGVRAALGRITARTIVAGIDSDRLYPLRAQAEVAAAVPGADDLRVIHSPHGHDGFLIEVDQVAKLVEELLT; from the coding sequence GTGACCCCCGGGACCACTGTCGGGAAGACCCCTCCCGCCACCGGCGGGTGGCGGGAGGGGGATCCCCACGGGCGGCGGCGCTGGTTCCGCGGTGCCCTGCCCGACCCGGGCGCCTCGCCCGGCCTGCCGCTGTCGGTCGCCTACGAGACGTGGGGCGAGCTGAACGAGGACCGCTCGAACGCGGTGCTCGTGCTGCACGCGCTCACCGGCGACAGCCACGTGGCGGGCGGGGTCGAACCGGGGCACCCCACGCCGGGCTGGTGGGACGGCCTGGTCGGGCCCGGCCGCGCGCTGGACCCGGAGCGGTGGTTCGTGGTCGCGCCGAACGTGCTGGGCGGCTGCCAGGGCACCACCGGGCCGTGGGCGACCGCGCCGGACGGCAGGCCGTGGGGCGCGCGGTTCCCGGACATCACCGTGCGCGACCAGGTGGCGGCCGAGGCGCTGCTGGCCGACCACCTCGGCATCGACGCGTGGGCCGCGGTGCTGGGCGGGTCGATGGGCGGGATGCGGGCGCTGGAGTGGGCGGTGTCGCGGCCGGAGCGGGTGCGGTCGCTGCTGGTGCTCGCCGCGCCCGCGGCGTCGTCGGCGGAGAACATCGCGCTGGCCTCGGCGCAGCTGCACGCCATCGCGCTGGACCCGGTGCGCGGGCTGGGCGTGGCGCGGCGGATCGCGCACCTGAGCTACCGCAGCGAGCCCGAGCTGGACGCGAGGTTCGGGCGGGAGGTGCAGCCGGACGGGCGGTACGCCGTCGAGTCCTACCTGGACCACCACGCCGAGAAGCTGCTCCGCCGGTTCGACCCGGAGAGCTACGTGGTGCTGACCCGGGCCATGAACGGCCACGACGTGGGCCGGGACCGGGGTGGCGTGCGGGCGGCGCTGGGTCGGATCACCGCGCGCACGATCGTGGCGGGCATCGACTCCGACCGGCTCTACCCGCTGCGCGCGCAGGCGGAGGTCGCCGCCGCCGTCCCCGGTGCCGACGACCTCCGCGTGATCCACTCACCGCACGGCCACGACGGCTTCCTCATCGAGGTCGACCAGGTGGCCAAGCTGGTGGAGGAGCTGCTGACCTAG
- a CDS encoding MFS transporter gives MASGVRRVALAASAGNAVELYDFLLYGTASALVFDELFFPSFDPRIGTLLAFATFGAGFLARPLGAAVIGHFGDRVGRRSMLVLTLTATGLCTALIGLLPGYSSIGLAAPLLLVLLRLAQGFFLGGEQGGATLMAVEHAPPGRTAWYGSWTFLGSPIGLLLANGAMAASTAVSGDAFPDWGWRVPFLLSLVLVGVGLYLRLSVEESPVFREARDRAGAVRLPVVAVLRDSWRRVLLGAGVNLGFNMFIFVVVTFAVSYGTRQLGMPRSTLLNAGLLGSCAQAAAILVFARLADRVGRLPVMLGGAVFLGAFAFPFFRLLETRSTGLVVLAVVAAMAGGAAIFGPMPAYYAELFGTRVRYSGVALSYQLGAVLGGGLSPVVATWLLGATPTHDSWPISLYLVGGALVSALCLLAIGETARRGVSEPEPGPGPGPAPR, from the coding sequence ATGGCTTCCGGGGTGCGCAGGGTGGCGCTGGCCGCTTCGGCCGGGAACGCGGTGGAGCTCTACGACTTCCTCCTCTACGGCACCGCGTCCGCGCTGGTGTTCGACGAGCTGTTCTTCCCGTCCTTCGACCCGAGGATCGGCACGCTGCTGGCGTTCGCCACCTTCGGCGCGGGCTTCCTGGCCCGCCCGCTCGGCGCCGCGGTGATCGGCCACTTCGGCGACCGCGTCGGCCGGCGCTCGATGCTCGTGCTGACGCTGACCGCCACCGGCCTGTGCACGGCGCTGATCGGCCTGCTGCCGGGCTACTCGTCGATCGGGCTGGCCGCCCCGCTGCTGCTGGTGCTCCTGCGGCTCGCGCAGGGCTTCTTCCTCGGCGGCGAGCAGGGCGGCGCGACCCTGATGGCGGTCGAGCACGCCCCGCCGGGGCGGACCGCCTGGTACGGCAGCTGGACGTTCCTCGGCTCGCCGATCGGCCTGCTGCTGGCCAACGGCGCGATGGCGGCGTCGACCGCGGTGTCCGGCGACGCGTTCCCGGACTGGGGCTGGCGGGTGCCGTTCCTGCTCAGCCTCGTGCTGGTGGGCGTCGGCCTGTACCTGCGGCTGTCGGTGGAGGAGAGCCCGGTGTTCCGCGAGGCGCGGGACCGGGCGGGCGCGGTGCGGCTGCCGGTCGTCGCGGTGCTGCGCGACTCGTGGCGGCGGGTGCTGCTGGGCGCCGGGGTGAACCTGGGGTTCAACATGTTCATCTTCGTCGTGGTCACCTTCGCGGTGTCCTACGGCACCCGGCAGCTCGGCATGCCGCGCTCGACGCTGCTCAACGCGGGCCTGCTGGGCTCCTGCGCGCAGGCCGCGGCGATCCTGGTGTTCGCGCGGCTGGCCGACCGGGTCGGGCGGCTGCCGGTGATGCTGGGCGGCGCGGTGTTCCTCGGCGCGTTCGCCTTCCCGTTCTTCCGGCTGCTGGAGACCCGGTCGACGGGCCTGGTCGTGCTGGCGGTGGTGGCGGCGATGGCCGGTGGGGCGGCGATCTTCGGGCCGATGCCCGCCTACTACGCCGAGCTGTTCGGCACGCGCGTGCGCTACAGCGGGGTGGCGCTGAGCTACCAGCTGGGCGCCGTGCTCGGCGGCGGGCTGTCCCCGGTCGTGGCGACGTGGCTGCTGGGGGCCACGCCGACGCACGACTCGTGGCCGATCTCGCTGTACCTGGTGGGTGGCGCGCTGGTCAGCGCCCTGTGCCTGCTGGCGATCGGGGAGACCGCGCGCCGGGGCGTCAGCGAGCCGGAGCCCGGTCCAGGACCCGGTCCAGCACCGCGCTGA
- a CDS encoding Gfo/Idh/MocA family protein — protein MRTALIGYGLGGAAFHAPFIDTTPGLRLAAVVTGNPERRAEVGARYPGADLIASPEELWARADEFDLAVVTTPNRLHAEHARAALEHGLNAVVDKPFAGSAAVARGLADLAASRGLLLAPFHNRRWDGDFRTVSRLVGDGELGRVHRFESRFERWRPEVRDSWKESGDPADLGSIVFDLGTHLVDQAIALFGRPTSVYAEVRVLRPGAKADDDAFLALTHAGGVVSHLWASALAASPGPRFRVLGDRSAFVKSGMDPQEEALKAGAVPGGPGWGEDAEERWGLLGSTPVRTEPGAYQEFYAAVAAGAAPVPVADAVAGLEVLEAAFESARTGAVISLAH, from the coding sequence ATGCGCACCGCACTGATCGGCTACGGGCTCGGCGGAGCCGCGTTCCACGCCCCGTTCATCGACACCACGCCCGGCCTCCGGCTGGCGGCCGTGGTCACCGGCAACCCGGAGCGGCGGGCCGAGGTGGGGGCCCGCTACCCCGGGGCGGACCTGATCGCGTCACCGGAGGAGCTGTGGGCGCGGGCCGACGAGTTCGACCTGGCCGTGGTGACCACGCCGAACCGCCTGCACGCCGAGCACGCCCGCGCCGCGCTGGAGCACGGCCTGAACGCCGTGGTGGACAAGCCGTTCGCCGGTTCGGCCGCGGTGGCGCGCGGGCTGGCCGACCTGGCCGCGTCCCGGGGGCTGCTGCTCGCGCCGTTCCACAACCGGCGGTGGGACGGCGACTTCCGCACGGTGTCGCGGCTGGTCGGCGACGGCGAGCTGGGCCGGGTGCACCGGTTCGAGTCGCGGTTCGAGCGGTGGCGGCCGGAGGTCAGGGACTCGTGGAAGGAGTCCGGCGACCCGGCGGACCTGGGCAGCATCGTGTTCGACCTGGGCACGCACCTGGTGGACCAGGCCATCGCCCTGTTCGGCCGGCCCACCTCGGTGTACGCGGAGGTGCGGGTGCTGCGGCCGGGCGCGAAGGCCGACGACGACGCGTTCCTGGCGCTGACCCACGCCGGCGGGGTGGTGTCGCACCTGTGGGCGTCGGCGCTGGCGGCCTCGCCCGGGCCGCGGTTCCGGGTGCTGGGCGACCGGTCGGCGTTCGTGAAGTCCGGGATGGACCCGCAGGAGGAGGCGCTGAAGGCGGGCGCGGTGCCCGGCGGTCCCGGCTGGGGCGAGGACGCGGAGGAGCGGTGGGGCCTGCTGGGCTCGACGCCCGTGCGCACCGAACCCGGCGCCTACCAGGAGTTCTACGCGGCCGTCGCGGCGGGCGCCGCCCCGGTGCCGGTGGCCGACGCGGTGGCCGGGCTGGAGGTGCTGGAGGCCGCGTTCGAGTCGGCGCGGACGGGGGCGGTCATCTCGCTTGCCCACTAA
- a CDS encoding bifunctional o-acetylhomoserine/o-acetylserine sulfhydrylase, whose product MSWSFDTKQVHSGAAPDPATGARATPIYQTTSFVFRDTAHGAALFSLAEPGNIYTRINNPTQDVLEQRVAALEGGVAAVAFASGQAAETATVLNLARAGDHLVSSASLYGGTYNLFHYTLPKLGIEVSFVDDPDDLDAWRAAVRPNTKAFFAESLANPRSNVLDVEGVAEVAHAAGVPLVVDNTVPTPYLLRPLEHGADIVIHSATKYLGGHGTAIAGVVVDGGKFEFSDAGRFPDFNEPDPSYHGLQYWPALGHGAFAAKLRVQGLRDTGAAIAPLNSFLVLQGIETLSLRLERHSANALELARWLEGRDEVEKVHYAGLESSPWHHLARKYLPNGQGGIVSFELHGGVEAGRAFVDGLELFSQLANIGDVRSLVIHPASTTHSQLTADEQVVTGVTPGLIRLSVGLEGVEDLKADLEAGFRAAKSVL is encoded by the coding sequence ATGTCCTGGTCGTTCGACACCAAGCAGGTCCACTCCGGCGCCGCGCCCGACCCCGCCACCGGCGCCCGGGCCACGCCGATCTACCAGACCACCTCGTTCGTCTTCCGCGACACCGCGCACGGCGCGGCGCTGTTCAGCCTCGCGGAGCCGGGCAACATCTACACCCGCATCAACAACCCCACCCAGGACGTGCTCGAACAGCGGGTCGCCGCGCTGGAGGGCGGCGTGGCGGCGGTGGCGTTCGCCTCCGGGCAGGCCGCCGAGACCGCGACCGTGCTCAACCTCGCCCGCGCCGGCGACCACCTCGTCTCCAGCGCCTCCCTCTACGGCGGCACCTACAACCTGTTCCACTACACCCTGCCCAAGCTGGGCATCGAGGTGTCCTTCGTGGACGACCCCGACGACCTCGACGCGTGGCGCGCCGCGGTGCGGCCCAACACCAAGGCGTTCTTCGCCGAGTCGCTGGCCAACCCGCGCAGCAACGTGCTCGACGTCGAGGGCGTGGCCGAGGTCGCGCACGCGGCCGGCGTGCCGCTGGTCGTGGACAACACCGTGCCCACGCCGTACCTGCTGCGCCCGCTGGAGCACGGCGCGGACATCGTGATCCACTCCGCCACCAAGTACCTCGGCGGCCACGGCACCGCGATCGCGGGCGTGGTCGTGGACGGCGGGAAGTTCGAGTTCTCCGACGCCGGGAGGTTCCCGGACTTCAACGAGCCCGACCCCAGCTACCACGGCCTCCAGTACTGGCCCGCGCTCGGCCACGGCGCGTTCGCCGCCAAGCTGCGCGTGCAGGGCCTGCGCGACACCGGCGCCGCCATCGCGCCGCTGAACAGCTTCCTGGTGCTGCAGGGCATCGAGACGCTGTCGCTGCGCCTGGAGCGGCACTCGGCCAACGCGCTGGAGCTGGCCCGCTGGCTGGAGGGGCGCGACGAGGTGGAGAAGGTGCACTACGCGGGCCTGGAGTCCAGCCCGTGGCACCACCTGGCGCGGAAGTACCTCCCGAACGGCCAGGGCGGCATCGTGTCGTTCGAGCTGCACGGCGGCGTCGAGGCGGGCAGGGCCTTCGTCGACGGCCTGGAGCTGTTCAGCCAGCTGGCGAACATCGGCGACGTCCGCAGCCTGGTGATCCACCCGGCGAGCACCACGCACAGCCAGCTCACCGCGGACGAGCAGGTCGTCACGGGCGTCACGCCGGGCCTGATCCGGCTGTCCGTCGGCCTGGAGGGCGTGGAGGACCTGAAGGCCGACCTGGAGGCCGGGTTCCGCGCCGCCAAGTCGGTGCTGTGA
- a CDS encoding NUDIX hydrolase, which yields MVGTPRHSVSVAGIVVDESGRVLVIRRRDNGHWEPPGGVLELDETPEEGVRREVLEETGTSVEVTHLTGVYKNMRRGVVALVYRCVPLTIPTQATAEATEVRWMTLDEVRRAMSPAYAVRVTDAFEPHPRTRAHDGTDLLP from the coding sequence ATGGTCGGCACACCGCGCCACTCGGTCAGCGTCGCCGGGATCGTGGTCGACGAGTCGGGACGAGTCCTGGTCATCCGCCGCCGCGACAACGGACACTGGGAGCCGCCCGGCGGAGTGCTGGAGTTGGACGAGACCCCCGAGGAAGGCGTCCGTCGCGAAGTCCTCGAAGAGACCGGCACCTCAGTCGAGGTCACTCACCTGACCGGCGTCTACAAGAACATGCGGCGCGGCGTCGTGGCACTGGTCTACCGCTGCGTCCCGCTGACCATTCCTACTCAGGCCACAGCCGAGGCGACCGAGGTCCGCTGGATGACGCTGGACGAAGTGCGCCGAGCCATGTCCCCCGCCTACGCGGTGCGCGTCACCGACGCTTTCGAACCACACCCGCGCACCCGCGCCCACGACGGCACCGACCTCCTGCCGTGA